A single window of Streptomyces aquilus DNA harbors:
- a CDS encoding VOC family protein, protein MSATSYQQMIFINLPVNDLDASKKFFTELGYSINPQFSDENAASVVISDTIVTMLLTKSFYATFTDKEIADATKTSEVLVCLSAESREKVDELVDKAVAAGGTASPKIQDMGFMYGRAFDDLDGHTWEVVWMDPAAVQG, encoded by the coding sequence ATGAGCGCGACGTCCTACCAGCAGATGATCTTCATCAACCTGCCCGTGAACGACCTGGACGCCTCCAAGAAGTTCTTCACCGAGCTCGGCTACTCGATCAACCCCCAGTTCAGCGACGAGAACGCCGCGTCGGTCGTGATCAGCGACACCATCGTCACGATGCTGCTCACCAAGTCCTTCTACGCCACCTTCACCGACAAGGAGATCGCGGACGCCACGAAGACCAGCGAGGTGCTGGTCTGTCTGAGCGCCGAGAGCCGCGAGAAGGTGGACGAGCTGGTGGACAAGGCCGTCGCCGCGGGCGGCACCGCCTCGCCGAAGATCCAGGACATGGGCTTCATGTACGGCCGTGCCTTCGACGACCTCGACGGCCACACCTGGGAGGTCGTGTGGATGGACCCGGCCGCCGTCCAGGGCTGA
- a CDS encoding ABC transporter ATP-binding protein, translating into MEAPPDNDVLWARALHFTHPDGSPALGGVSLGVREGEILAVSGPRGSGKTTLLSCLSGLVPAQRGEVWFNSVPVHTMGPMTRERLRRDRFGWIDPAPVLVPELNVWENAALPLMLRGTSRRRAKVAALEWLERLDIGDRSRHRPHELTQPERQRACIARALAPAPTVLFADEPTAPLHRADRAHVLRTLTTAARSHGITVVLATHDAETAALADRTVSLLDGRRVNTVHLPPVQETQPAGQGAACSLSV; encoded by the coding sequence ATGGAGGCCCCGCCCGACAACGACGTGCTCTGGGCCCGCGCCCTGCACTTCACGCACCCCGACGGCTCCCCCGCGCTCGGCGGCGTCTCGCTCGGCGTCCGCGAGGGCGAGATCCTCGCCGTGAGCGGCCCGCGCGGCAGCGGCAAGACGACGCTGCTCAGCTGCCTGTCGGGGCTGGTCCCGGCGCAACGCGGCGAGGTCTGGTTCAACAGCGTGCCCGTGCACACGATGGGTCCGATGACCCGTGAGCGCCTGCGCCGCGACCGCTTCGGCTGGATCGACCCGGCCCCGGTCCTGGTCCCCGAGCTCAACGTCTGGGAGAACGCCGCCCTCCCCCTGATGCTGCGCGGCACCAGCCGCCGCCGGGCCAAGGTGGCCGCGTTGGAGTGGCTGGAGCGGCTCGACATCGGCGACAGATCCCGCCACCGCCCCCACGAACTGACCCAGCCGGAACGCCAACGCGCCTGCATCGCCAGGGCTCTCGCCCCGGCCCCGACCGTCCTGTTCGCGGACGAGCCCACGGCCCCCCTGCACCGCGCGGACCGCGCCCACGTCCTGCGCACCCTCACCACCGCGGCCCGCTCGCACGGCATCACGGTGGTCCTGGCGACCCACGACGCGGAGACGGCGGCGCTCGCCGACCGCACGGTCTCGCTGCTGGACGGCCGCCGGGTGAACACGGTCCACCTTCCCCCGGTCCAGGAAACGCAACCGGCAGGCCAGGGGGCCGCGTGCTCGCTCTCCGTCTGA
- a CDS encoding aspartate aminotransferase family protein, which produces MSTKDLSQTAYDHLWMHFTRMSSYEKSPVPTIVRGEGTHIYDDKGKRYLDGLAGLFVVQAGHGRVELAEAAFKQAQELAFFPVWSYAHPKAVELAERLAHHAPGDLNKVFFTTGGGEAVETAWKLAKQYFKLTGKPTKYKVISRAVAYHGTPQGALSITGLPALKAPFEPLVPGAHKVPNTNIYRAPIFGDDPEAYGRWAADQIEQQILFEGPDTVAAVFLEPVQNAGGCFPPPPGYFQRVREICDRHDVLLVSDEVICAFGRLGTMFACDKFDYVPDMITCAKGMTSGYSPIGACIISDRLAEPFYKGDNTFLHGYTFGGHPVSAAVGLANLDLFERENLNQHVLDNEGAFRSTLEKLHDLPIVGDVRGNGFFYGIELVKDKATKESFNDEETERVLYGFLSKALFDNGLYCRADDRGDPVVQLAPPLISNQETFDEIEQILRATLTEAWTKL; this is translated from the coding sequence GTGAGCACCAAGGACCTCAGCCAGACCGCGTACGACCACCTGTGGATGCACTTCACCCGCATGTCCTCGTACGAGAAGTCGCCCGTCCCGACCATCGTCCGGGGCGAGGGCACCCACATCTACGACGACAAGGGCAAGCGCTACCTCGACGGTCTCGCGGGCCTGTTCGTGGTCCAGGCCGGACACGGCCGTGTCGAGCTCGCCGAGGCCGCCTTCAAGCAGGCGCAGGAGCTGGCCTTCTTCCCGGTCTGGTCCTACGCCCACCCGAAGGCCGTGGAGCTGGCCGAGCGCCTCGCGCACCACGCCCCGGGCGACCTCAACAAGGTCTTCTTCACCACCGGTGGCGGCGAGGCGGTCGAGACCGCCTGGAAGCTGGCCAAGCAGTACTTCAAGCTCACCGGCAAGCCGACCAAGTACAAGGTCATCTCCCGCGCGGTCGCCTACCACGGCACCCCGCAGGGCGCCCTGTCCATCACCGGCCTGCCGGCCCTGAAGGCCCCCTTCGAGCCGCTGGTCCCCGGCGCGCACAAGGTGCCCAACACCAACATCTACCGCGCCCCGATCTTCGGCGACGACCCCGAGGCCTACGGCCGCTGGGCCGCCGACCAGATCGAGCAGCAGATCCTCTTCGAGGGCCCCGACACGGTCGCCGCGGTCTTCCTGGAGCCGGTCCAGAACGCGGGCGGCTGCTTCCCGCCCCCGCCCGGCTACTTCCAGCGCGTCCGCGAGATCTGCGACCGCCACGACGTACTGCTGGTCTCGGACGAGGTCATCTGCGCCTTCGGCCGCCTGGGCACGATGTTCGCCTGCGACAAGTTCGACTACGTCCCGGACATGATCACCTGCGCCAAGGGCATGACCTCGGGCTACTCCCCGATCGGCGCCTGCATCATCTCCGACCGCCTGGCCGAGCCGTTCTACAAGGGCGACAACACCTTCCTGCACGGCTACACCTTCGGCGGCCACCCGGTCTCCGCGGCCGTGGGCCTCGCCAACCTCGACCTGTTCGAGCGCGAGAACCTCAACCAGCACGTCCTCGACAACGAGGGCGCGTTCCGCTCGACCCTGGAGAAGCTGCACGACCTGCCGATCGTCGGCGACGTCCGCGGCAACGGCTTCTTCTACGGCATCGAGCTGGTGAAGGACAAGGCCACGAAGGAGTCCTTCAACGACGAGGAGACCGAGCGCGTGCTCTACGGCTTCCTCTCCAAGGCCCTCTTCGACAACGGCCTGTACTGCCGCGCCGACGACCGCGGTGACCCGGTCGTCCAGCTCGCCCCGCCGCTGATCTCCAACCAGGAGACCTTCGACGAGATCGAGCAGATCCTGCGCGCCACGCTCACCGAGGCGTGGACCAAGCTGTAA
- a CDS encoding Lrp/AsnC family transcriptional regulator yields the protein MHSELVASRSTDPRDSRVVRESRNGTPHLDAVSLAIIEQLQEDGRRPYAAIGKAVGLSEAAVRQRVQKLLDQGVMQIVAVTDPLTVGFRRQAMVGIHVEGDVESVADALTSMAECEYVVMTAGSFDLMVEIVCEDDDHLLEVINRRIRAIPGVRSTESFVYLKLKKQTYMWGTR from the coding sequence GTGCACAGTGAGCTCGTGGCCAGTCGAAGCACAGACCCCAGGGACTCACGGGTCGTCCGCGAGTCCAGGAACGGCACTCCTCATCTGGATGCCGTGTCCCTCGCCATCATCGAACAGCTCCAGGAGGACGGCCGCCGGCCGTACGCCGCGATCGGCAAGGCCGTCGGCCTGTCGGAGGCGGCCGTGCGCCAGCGCGTCCAGAAGCTGCTCGACCAGGGCGTGATGCAGATCGTCGCCGTCACGGACCCGCTCACCGTGGGCTTCCGCCGGCAGGCGATGGTCGGCATCCATGTCGAGGGCGACGTCGAGTCCGTGGCCGACGCACTGACCTCCATGGCCGAGTGCGAGTACGTGGTGATGACCGCGGGCTCCTTCGACCTGATGGTGGAGATCGTCTGCGAGGACGACGACCACCTCCTGGAGGTCATCAACCGACGTATCCGCGCCATCCCCGGCGTGCGCTCCACCGAGAGCTTCGTTTACCTGAAGCTCAAGAAGCAGACCTACATGTGGGGAACCCGATAA